A genomic segment from Actinoplanes sichuanensis encodes:
- a CDS encoding TIR domain-containing protein, whose amino-acid sequence MSYNGFISYSHAADGRLAPAVQRGLHHLAKPWNRRRALWIFRDQTGLSVTPALWSSIQRAIDSSDYFVLMASPEAAQSPWVNREIEHWVATKSADRILPVVTDGEWKWDRRTRDFDESSTAVPPALRGVFDEEPLHLDLRWARDDRHPSLRHSRFRDAIAQLAAPMHGVTKDDLEGEDVRQHRRAGRLRWAAVTSLALLALLASGAGLFAFRNAAEANASAMEAVRQQQEATVQRGSAAKFADEAKRQQEMAERQEARARDAADEAQKQLTRADSAAARAVEQQRLAERQNALARESAREMRRQQERAEEQARIARQQQRLATAAGADARRQQEIAAEQERLAKAAGAEARRQEKIAAEQEKLATEAAAEARRQEKIAREQQARAEAAKADAEREKGNAEREKANAEREKANAEQQQRIAISRRLINEAKATLQDEPQTALRRGIAAQQIYPEAETRRAVANLIASTRYAGDIAGVASAVHGPGSLLITLSDAGVVSLWDTTDRADSTLLATIGAAGPLNNVMSLGPDGTVLALARDGVAELWDISVPARPSRIAALPEDRYFHSVALSPDGRILVTGDRTGSDGYATLWDISVRTSPRQLSTLTGSVSSGDDFVFSADGRTLVDSVNGTHIWDISTPARPIARATIPTGTAVSVFALAFSPSQPLLAIGNSLGDLDLYDLTNTAKPVRTAQLEYDPTTLMLSLTFSADGYLLASGDSDGRAILWQMGAYPRQIADMTGTGGIDSLTFSGDARTVVTVDSADTAVLWNTTEFAAPHKLSESQAHDDMLLAMSYGADGKSVTTVGADGVAVFWDVTDRQRPTRRHTLEVPGLGGWGPAAISPAGTVIAGSGAEDDVVVLTDVSDPANPTAVAGIRTAISSPGSLSFSPDGRTFTIGGSGKLEIWDVAGGTATRITTLTFTLSSVGDVAFSPDGRTMAVTAISTVSLWDISDRAAPRQLSVLNGHGSTVLAVRFSPDGKTVMTGSYDHTAMLWDVTDPAAPRRLTTLTGHEYKVSAVAFSQDGKTVATAEDGSWAILWDVSQPAKPVQLARMKLDQYHSPVDMRFSGDGNTLAVGTDYGWDGRLTLWDLGDLHSLRTDPAAFGCTITSRGLTPQEWAREIPELPYQLTCAR is encoded by the coding sequence GTGTCGTACAACGGGTTCATCTCGTACAGTCACGCGGCGGACGGGCGGCTCGCACCGGCCGTCCAACGAGGGCTTCACCACCTGGCCAAACCGTGGAACCGCCGCCGGGCGTTGTGGATCTTCCGGGATCAGACCGGCCTGTCGGTGACCCCCGCACTGTGGTCGTCCATTCAGCGTGCGATCGACAGTTCCGACTATTTCGTGCTGATGGCCTCGCCGGAGGCGGCACAGTCGCCGTGGGTGAACCGGGAGATCGAACACTGGGTGGCGACCAAGTCGGCGGACCGGATCCTGCCGGTGGTCACCGACGGTGAATGGAAGTGGGACCGCCGGACCCGCGACTTCGACGAGTCGTCGACTGCCGTACCACCTGCCCTGCGGGGTGTCTTTGATGAGGAACCGCTGCACCTGGACCTGCGCTGGGCGCGTGACGACCGGCATCCGAGTTTGCGGCACTCCCGGTTCCGGGACGCGATCGCCCAGCTCGCGGCCCCGATGCACGGGGTGACCAAGGACGATCTGGAGGGTGAGGATGTCCGGCAGCACCGGCGGGCCGGGCGGCTGCGGTGGGCGGCGGTGACGTCGCTGGCGCTGCTCGCGCTGCTGGCTTCGGGAGCCGGTCTGTTCGCGTTCCGCAACGCGGCGGAGGCCAACGCGTCGGCGATGGAGGCGGTCCGCCAGCAGCAGGAGGCGACCGTGCAGCGCGGGAGCGCGGCCAAGTTCGCCGACGAGGCGAAGCGGCAGCAGGAGATGGCCGAACGGCAGGAGGCCCGGGCGCGGGACGCGGCCGACGAGGCGCAGAAGCAGCTGACCCGGGCGGACAGCGCCGCGGCCCGGGCGGTCGAACAGCAGCGGCTCGCCGAGCGGCAGAACGCGCTGGCCCGGGAGTCGGCGCGGGAGATGCGCCGCCAGCAGGAACGGGCCGAGGAGCAGGCCCGGATCGCCCGGCAACAGCAGCGGCTGGCCACCGCGGCCGGCGCTGACGCCCGGCGGCAGCAGGAGATCGCCGCCGAGCAGGAACGGCTCGCCAAGGCGGCCGGTGCGGAGGCCCGCCGGCAGGAGAAGATCGCCGCCGAGCAGGAGAAACTCGCCACCGAGGCGGCCGCCGAAGCGCGTCGGCAGGAGAAGATCGCCCGTGAGCAGCAGGCCCGGGCCGAGGCCGCGAAGGCCGACGCCGAACGGGAGAAGGGCAACGCCGAACGCGAGAAGGCCAACGCAGAACGGGAGAAGGCGAACGCCGAGCAGCAGCAACGGATCGCCATCAGCCGCCGGTTGATCAACGAGGCGAAGGCCACCCTGCAGGACGAGCCGCAGACGGCGCTGCGCCGGGGCATCGCCGCGCAGCAGATCTACCCGGAGGCGGAGACCCGGCGGGCGGTGGCCAACCTGATCGCGTCGACCCGGTACGCCGGCGACATCGCCGGGGTGGCCTCGGCCGTCCACGGACCGGGCAGCCTGCTGATCACCCTCAGCGACGCGGGCGTGGTGTCACTCTGGGACACCACCGACCGGGCCGACTCGACACTGCTCGCCACCATCGGCGCCGCCGGACCGCTCAACAACGTCATGTCACTCGGCCCGGACGGGACGGTGCTGGCCCTGGCCCGCGACGGCGTCGCCGAACTCTGGGACATCAGCGTCCCGGCCCGCCCGTCGCGGATCGCCGCGCTGCCCGAGGACCGGTATTTCCACTCGGTGGCACTCAGCCCGGACGGGCGCATCCTGGTCACCGGAGACCGCACCGGCTCCGACGGCTACGCCACCCTCTGGGACATCTCGGTCCGCACCAGCCCGCGGCAGCTGTCCACCCTGACCGGCAGTGTCTCGTCGGGTGACGACTTCGTGTTCAGCGCCGACGGCCGGACCCTGGTGGACAGCGTCAACGGCACCCACATCTGGGACATCAGCACCCCGGCCCGGCCGATCGCGCGGGCGACCATCCCGACCGGCACCGCCGTCTCCGTCTTCGCCCTGGCGTTCAGCCCGTCGCAGCCGCTGCTGGCGATCGGCAACAGCCTCGGTGACCTGGACCTCTACGACCTGACCAACACCGCCAAGCCGGTACGGACCGCGCAGCTGGAGTACGACCCGACCACCCTGATGCTGTCGCTGACGTTCAGTGCCGACGGTTACCTGCTCGCCTCCGGTGACAGCGACGGGCGGGCCATTCTCTGGCAGATGGGCGCCTATCCGCGGCAGATCGCCGACATGACCGGCACCGGCGGGATCGATTCGCTGACCTTCAGCGGCGACGCCCGGACCGTGGTCACCGTCGACAGCGCGGACACCGCGGTGCTGTGGAACACCACCGAGTTCGCCGCCCCGCACAAGCTCTCCGAGTCGCAGGCGCACGACGACATGCTGCTGGCCATGTCGTACGGCGCCGACGGCAAGTCGGTGACCACGGTCGGGGCCGACGGTGTCGCGGTGTTCTGGGACGTGACCGACCGGCAGCGGCCCACCCGGCGGCACACTCTCGAGGTTCCCGGGCTCGGCGGCTGGGGTCCGGCGGCGATCAGCCCGGCCGGGACGGTGATCGCCGGCTCCGGCGCCGAGGACGACGTGGTGGTCCTGACCGATGTGAGCGACCCGGCGAACCCGACGGCGGTGGCCGGCATCCGGACCGCGATCTCGTCGCCCGGTTCACTCTCGTTCAGCCCGGACGGGCGTACCTTCACCATCGGCGGGTCCGGCAAGCTCGAAATCTGGGACGTGGCCGGTGGCACCGCCACCCGGATCACCACGCTGACGTTCACCCTGTCCTCGGTCGGGGACGTGGCGTTCAGCCCGGACGGCCGGACGATGGCCGTCACCGCCATCTCCACGGTCAGCCTGTGGGACATCAGCGACCGGGCCGCGCCCCGGCAGCTGTCGGTCCTCAACGGGCACGGCAGCACCGTGCTCGCGGTCCGGTTCAGCCCGGACGGCAAGACCGTGATGACCGGCAGCTACGACCACACGGCGATGCTCTGGGACGTCACCGACCCGGCCGCGCCACGCCGGCTGACCACGCTCACCGGGCACGAGTACAAGGTCAGCGCGGTCGCGTTCAGTCAGGACGGGAAGACGGTGGCGACCGCCGAGGACGGCTCGTGGGCGATCCTGTGGGACGTGTCGCAGCCGGCCAAACCGGTGCAGCTGGCCCGGATGAAACTCGACCAGTACCACAGCCCGGTCGACATGCGGTTCAGCGGCGACGGGAACACCCTCGCCGTGGGCACCGACTACGGCTGGGACGGGCGGCTCACCCTCTGGGATCTCGGTGATCTCCACTCGTTGCGGACCGATCCGGCCGCGTTCGGCTGCACCATCACCAGCCGCGGCCTCACCCCGCAGGAGTGGGCACGCGAGATCCCGGAGCTGCCCTACCAGCTCACCTGCGCCCGCTGA
- a CDS encoding PPOX class F420-dependent oxidoreductase, with product MHDLLIVDVSGGPAGSPSSRVAVARLPGALVGHPGVRLGFGGGDDDPSIGEVTTKGGGTMSVSSEIAASKQVSLTTYRKDGTAVSTPVWHIIDQDTLLIVSEADAWKVKRIRNNPQVQVTVCDIRGRVAPDAQPVPGTARLLDEAGTERARELLARRYITSRVGNWFAKTFGVKRNPMIAIAITL from the coding sequence GTGCACGATCTGTTGATCGTCGATGTCTCCGGCGGGCCCGCCGGTTCTCCTTCCTCCCGCGTCGCGGTCGCCCGCCTGCCCGGCGCCCTCGTCGGTCACCCCGGCGTCCGGCTCGGCTTCGGCGGGGGTGACGATGATCCGAGCATCGGCGAAGTGACGACGAAGGGCGGCGGCACGATGAGCGTGAGCAGCGAGATCGCGGCGAGCAAACAGGTCAGCCTGACCACGTACCGCAAGGACGGCACCGCGGTCTCGACTCCGGTCTGGCACATCATCGACCAGGACACCCTGCTGATCGTCTCGGAAGCGGACGCCTGGAAGGTCAAGCGGATCCGCAACAACCCGCAGGTCCAGGTGACGGTCTGCGACATCCGGGGCCGGGTCGCACCAGACGCCCAGCCGGTCCCCGGCACCGCCCGCCTGCTCGACGAGGCCGGCACCGAACGGGCCCGCGAACTGCTGGCCCGCCGCTACATCACCTCACGAGTGGGCAACTGGTTCGCCAAGACCTTCGGCGTCAAACGCAACCCGATGATCGCCATCGCCATCACCCTCTAG
- a CDS encoding peptidoglycan-binding domain-containing protein, translating into MANEGQPTVGPGAGGEAVSQAQRALRRTPDTTLAVDGKFGPKTEAATKAFQTAAGLPATGVVDAATWKALPDGNPMPTLRNGSEGDAVRSLQQVLTLGAAGLWETTPQGTDGHFGKNTEAAVRAFQSWAGLEADGVVGQQTWTAPPLALEFVTGLQHTVAE; encoded by the coding sequence ATGGCCAACGAGGGACAGCCGACAGTCGGTCCGGGCGCCGGCGGAGAAGCGGTGAGCCAGGCCCAACGCGCGCTGCGGCGGACCCCGGACACCACACTCGCGGTGGACGGGAAGTTCGGCCCCAAGACCGAGGCCGCGACCAAGGCCTTCCAGACCGCGGCCGGGCTGCCGGCCACCGGTGTCGTCGACGCCGCGACCTGGAAGGCACTGCCGGACGGCAACCCGATGCCGACCCTGCGCAACGGCTCCGAGGGCGACGCGGTCCGCAGCCTCCAGCAGGTCCTGACACTCGGCGCGGCCGGCCTGTGGGAGACCACCCCGCAGGGCACCGACGGGCATTTCGGCAAGAACACCGAGGCTGCGGTACGGGCGTTCCAGAGCTGGGCCGGCCTCGAGGCGGACGGGGTCGTCGGCCAGCAGACCTGGACCGCCCCGCCGCTGGCACTGGAGTTCGTGACGGGTCTGCAGCACACGGTTGCCGAGTGA